In a single window of the Dreissena polymorpha isolate Duluth1 chromosome 3, UMN_Dpol_1.0, whole genome shotgun sequence genome:
- the LOC127872653 gene encoding uncharacterized protein LOC127872653 — protein sequence MEANTLQSVLRCKYNIHETLQAEGIFVALLSGTMDAVGLFSIGIGERCVVVAGINLCGPHIDYDLKSLTPARLLGVTYKNCSKIITFSSQFKSKQSFQICSSAKAAAIWDEITTAIDCLRSKPSGEIWSSASLTTSSSSGASISGNHLNYRCLPRKMFHAADVSYSLTSLSDSESGPRDAKHAVWRQHVKKGHSLDCANLSFDNFVNYKRFKPQCNSPAGSLDCSRDSFR from the coding sequence ATGGAAGCAAACACATTACAGAGCGTTCTCCGCTGCAAGTATAACATCCATGAGACACTTCAGGCCGAAGGCATTTTCGTGGCCCTCCTTAGCGGAACCATGGACGCTGTTGGTCTGTTTAGTATCGGGATTGGAGAGAGGTGCGTCGTAGTCGCGGGAATCAACCTCTGCGGGCCGCATATAGATTACGATCTGAAGTCTCTCACTCCGGCAAGACTTCTCGGTGTCACATACAAGAACTGCAGCAAGATTATTACCTTCTCCAGTCAATTCAAATCCAAGCAGTCCTTTCAGATATGCAGCAGTGCCAAAGCTGCCGCGATCTGGGACGAAATTACCACCGCCATTGATTGCCTGCGGTCGAAACCTAGCGGCGAAATTTGGAGTAGCGCGTCACTGACCACTTCTTCATCATCAGGCGCCTCTATAAGCGGGAACCATCTTAATTACAGATGTTTGCCTAGGAAAATGTTCCACGCGGCGGATGTAAGCTACAGTTTGACGTCTCTTTCCGATTCGGAATCAGGACCAAGGGATGCAAAGCACGCTGTATGGCGCCAACATGTGAAGAAAGGCCACAGTCTGGACTGTGCCAACTTGTCTTTTGACAACTTCGTCAATTACAAACGATTCAAACCTCAATGCAATAGCCCAGCAGGTAGTTTGGACTGCTCACGTGACAGTTTTCGGTGA